ATATTGACCCTCTTGCATCACTTTGCGCAGAAAATTCTATTCCCCTGCACCTGGATTGTGTGCAGGCAATTGGCAAAATTCCGGTACATTTTAACGATTCTGGGGCAACCGCCATCAGCTTGGCGGCCCATAAATTTCATGGGCCCCGTGGTGTTGGTGCACTAATTGTCAAAGAAGGTGCCCGACTACATCCCCAAATTGCTGGAGGCCATCAGGAACGAGGCAAACGCGCCGGAACCGAACCAGTGGCACTTGCTGCAGGAATGGCCCGGGCATTGGAATGCTGGATGCGCGACAGAGAACAACGTTCTCAGAAGGTCAACGAACTGCGTAATCGCTTGCAAAGAGGTCTCGGCGAACAATGCGCGCCAATCGTTGTAAATGGTTCCCAACAACATCGGGTTCCCAACACGCTTAACATCTCATTTCCAGGTCTGGACGGGGAAGCACTACTCGTTTCTCTGGATCTGGCCGGAATCTCCTGCTCTCTGGGAAGCGCCTGCGCCAGCGGTTCGCGAGACCCGGCTCCCGTGTTGCTGGCAATGGGCTGCCCCGAAAACGTTTATCGCTCTGCTGTCCGTCTAAGCCTGTCGTTTCTCAATACGAGTGAAGAAATCAAAGAAGCGATTCGTCGAATCAGCAGAGTTGTCAACCAACTGCGATCCTGAATTTCAGTATTTATTGAACAGAGAGACATGACGACCCCTAGATGGTCAGAGATCATGCTATTCAATAAAGTATGAAATAGATCGAGTGTCCTACTCTCCCGGTGCGTCAAAGATAGAGAATTGAGTCATCGGAAGGGGCAGATCCGATTTTCCAAGTTCTTTCAGTTGATTTTCAATCATCTGGATACGGCTGGCGATTAGCTCGCGGCGGTGCATCCATTTCTTTTCCCAATTTCGAAACATGGTCTCAGGCGTTTCTGATTCTATTGTTGATGTCTGACGTGTCTTTTGAATTTTAACAAGTGATCTTCCTAATCGAGCGTGGGCTTCCTTTACCATATGACTAGTGTGTTTGGGACACAAAGGCATGCGATGCTGCTCCCTAAGGTATGCGATTCGTTAAAGTGGTCTTCTTAGGATGAAATACATCTTGAAAAGTGAGTTAGATCAAAGCAGGTGTAATATGATCTTTTTAAAATAGTCCATCAACCGATCCGACATCATTTGTCAGTTTATTCAATCACCTGTTGTCATACATTCGCTTTTGGCAAGATATGGAAAATGAATCGTCAATGACAATCAGAGATCTTGAGAAGTAAGCGATGACTTTTCGTGTGAAAATAGAGAGAGTTGTGAAACTCTAAGTTCATTTGATACGACCAGCATTCATCAGAACAATTGTTATTAATCCTCATAACCCACATCGCTGCAAAAGCAGGTATAAAAAGCATATGAAGGTTCAACTCTGGGAATGTCATGATTCCTTTAATGCAACGACTCTGGATCTGCTATCACGAATCCATCATCAGAGTGATTCCGTATGATACTGAAACACGGCTCAATGCAAATCACATTCTCGTCCCGAACACCTGGTCCTGTTAGCATCAGCTATAGAACAACCAATTTAAACCATGGCGACTTTAAAGCGATGATACGAAGTCCAAATAGTCCTGGAGACACTAAAATAAACCTGGAAACAGCCTGAAATCTGGATCCCATCACAAATGTTTTTTTACTCTCTGAGACGTATCAGTAATCTGTTTATGCAGCATGTTAAATAGGACCAATTAAAACGATTCTCCGAGTCTAGAAATCCAGGTAAGGTCCGGTTAGGCAAACAATAACGATCGTGCTGGCCGATTTAATGTTCATATCACTTTGCGTGTCACGATCCGACATTTCCTCTCTTATAACATGAGAGTCACAACCGACACTTTGTTGAAGGACAGGATAATAGTCATGACTAGTCTTTACCTGTTTGCGATGACAGAGAGATCGGTTTATTTTCAAAAAAACAACTAAGACACCTAATTTACCCAAAGTATCATTCCGATATGAAAGAGGCGTGATTGCGCGGTTTCCCTCTGTGCTCTCATTGCATCATCTGAATCTGGAATGGTTTTGTTATGGAAAGATAAGCCACATCAGTTCGAAAAATCCTGTCAAAATGTACTGTTTTAATTGACATTTTTGGATTTGACAGGGACGAAAACTAATGTTTACGAGTGGTTTCAGCATCACTCGGGTACTTAAATCATAATGTAGCTCTAACCCAGTAAATCCCTTGGGAAGCTTTAAATACTAGTGAGAAAGGCTATTTGCCATGACACGAATTAATACTAACGTTGCCTCGATCAGAGGTTTACGTAGTTTAAATAAATCTACGAGTCTTTTAGACCAGTCTTTGACACGATTGTCAACTGGTTTGAAAATTAACTCTGGTAAAGACAATCCATCAGGTTTGATCGCCAGTGAAACACTGCGATCTCAGGTGTCTGCGATTGAGCAATCAATCAAAAACAGTAACCGTGCCAGTAACGTGATCGCGACTGCTGACTCGGCTCTGGGTGAAGTCACCAACCTGTTGAACCAGGTTCGAGGTTTGGTTCAAGAAGGTTTGAACGAAGGTGCTCTGTCATCAGATGAAATTGCAGCGAATCA
The Gimesia aquarii DNA segment above includes these coding regions:
- a CDS encoding cysteine desulfurase family protein, translated to MSIPASQRIFLDNNSTTRPLDEVVELVAEYSQTHYANPGSAHAEGRQARRVLEDARESIASLLGAKPQEIIFTSGGTEAINLAIHGFLAGSPSEIALTAGEHPATVNTIRRLSSRGIRQTLLPLNTDGRINQDQLQLQNWDKIQLVSVILAHNETGVIQDIDPLASLCAENSIPLHLDCVQAIGKIPVHFNDSGATAISLAAHKFHGPRGVGALIVKEGARLHPQIAGGHQERGKRAGTEPVALAAGMARALECWMRDREQRSQKVNELRNRLQRGLGEQCAPIVVNGSQQHRVPNTLNISFPGLDGEALLVSLDLAGISCSLGSACASGSRDPAPVLLAMGCPENVYRSAVRLSLSFLNTSEEIKEAIRRISRVVNQLRS